The Pochonia chlamydosporia 170 chromosome 1, whole genome shotgun sequence genome window below encodes:
- a CDS encoding ankyrin repeats (3 copies) domain-containing protein has translation MSLLYLPNELICELAHWLNDTADINSLVKTCRQLHKILNRKLYLADVESMAFEAITWAAEFNNVATARTSLAVGSGPFSPSEVYLIPFGIAVRHGHVDVVKEFLKVKNLDVQTAWPSPLLSAASAGHMELVKLLCNAGKLSQDVKDADGFTPLIMAAKAGHVFVVQLLLSSGDVDINSRDNEGLSALAWAASNGNESVVQTLLKHDAIDVDSRDVSQRTPLMLAAQCGHEHIVRLFLGCDKSEKETTDIDGQTALGLAAVEDNDSVIKILLGMGEVKVNSRNKMGQTPLWIASSYGNLRSVQELLQHETVDVNRPSHYGETPMAIATENRHHDIATLLLKHGATD, from the coding sequence ATGTCGCTCCTTTACTTACCCAACGAACTCATTTGCGAACTTGCACATTGGCTCAACGATACGGCAGATATTAATTCACTGGTTAAAACCTGCCGACAGCTACACAAAATACTGAATCGCAAACTCTACTTGGCGGACGTCGAGTCCATGGCCTTCGAGGCCATAACATGGGCGGCAGAATTCAATAACGTAGCCACGGCAAGAACGTCATTGGCAGTCGGTTCAGGTCCCTTCTCACCAAGCGAAGTGTACCTCATCCCGTTTGGCATAGCAGTGCGACACGGACATGTCGATGTGGTGAAAGAATTTCTAAAAGTAAAGAATCTAGATGTGCAAACTGCTTGGCCGTCGCCTCTTTTATCTGCTGCTTCCGCTGGCCACATGGAACTCGTCAAGCTATTATGCAATGCTGGGAAATTGAGCCAAGATGTCAAGGACGCCGACGGATTTACTCCtctcatcatggccgccaaAGCGGGCCATGTGTTTGTTGTCCAACTTCTCCTTTCTTCAGGCGACGTCGACATCAACTCTAGGGATAATGAGGGCTTGAGCGCCCTGGCATGGGCTGCAAGTAACGGCAACGAGTCTGTTGTTCAAACACTTCTGAAGCATGATGCCATCGATGTCGACAGCAGAGATGTGTCCCAGCGTACACCGCTGATGCTGGCTGCCCAGTGCGGACACGAGCACATCGTTCGGCTCTTTTTGGGCTGCGACAAAAGTGAGAAAGAGACGACAGATATAGACGGCCAGACGGCTCTCGGTCTAGCAGCCGTGGAGGACAACGACAGCGTCATTAAAATTCTACTAGGCATGGGAGAGGTAAAAGTCAAcagcagaaacaaaatgGGCCAGACGCCGTTATGGATTGCTTCGTCATATGGAAACCTACGATCTGTACAAGAACTGCTGCAACATGAGACTGTCGATGTGAATAGGCCCAGCCACTATGGTGAGACACCCATGGCTATCGCGACAGAGAACAGACACCATGACATTGCGACACTGTTGCTGAAGCATGGGGCCACCGACTGA
- a CDS encoding ankyrin 2,3/unc44 (similar to Talaromyces stipitatus ATCC 10500 XP_002340125.1): MRILRFLESASDINALARASSTLYSWVNHLLYFGNNHEYGWDALHWAASRGKPHTIRAIQRYTEALEHTVSATLKWRTAFHLAIEGGNQQVVRLLLESHASDLTSGEYPSLCDAARKGHSNVIHLAAELGNFDLNCEDSTGRTLVSFAAGSGSVAMLNCLQRSGLVDPDKRDGIGRSPLAYAARDGHCLAIRVLLDWIDDPPDTRDKHGDSPFSLAARAGHLYALKELWKTGHSQLDTRGQSLRTPLSWAVLSGSLAAVQYLLDLSADINMADDLGQTPLSLAAMQGRVQVVELLLGCRGISPNIPDSRGYLPSHWAAVGGHARVVQILSQHRHIEVDRPDSVGKTPLALATQSGHETVVRMLLESFRVTVDSRDNEGRSPLSIALEGGFERIAKLLLATGQAQPDAPDHDGQTPLSWAAAGGLCSAHLIQELLHIWGVEPDSADAVGRTPASYAAEEGNDDVLKILLVTGQVDPDSNDKWGRSLIHWAARYGQLSTVKLLLSTGRIDLESKDRDGRTPLSWAASGAHKATVRFLVSTGKADLGSEDGQGRTPRWWAADRKPVDPSLVAMLSG; this comes from the coding sequence ATGAGGATACTTCGCTTTCTGGAATCGGCCTCCGATATTAACGCCCTCGCCCGCGCTTCATCAACGCTCTATTCATGGGTGAACCATTTGCTCTACTTTGGCAACAACCACGAATATGGATGGGATGCCCTGCATTGGGCCGCCAGCCGAGGCAAACCACACACAATTAGAGCGATACAACGCTATACCGAGGCTCTTGAACATACTGTCTCGGCGACGCTGAAATGGAGGACAGCCTTTCATCTTGCTATTGAAGGTGGAAATCAACAGGTCGTACGACTGCTGTTGGAGTCGCACGCAAGCGACCTGACGTCAGGCGAGTATCCTTCGCTATGCGATGCAGCTCGTAAAGGTCACTCTAATGTCATTCACCTGGCGGCTGAGTTGGGAAATTTCGACCTCAACTGCGAGGATTCGACTGGCCGAACACTGGTATCATTCGCTGCAGGGTCGGGAAGCGTTGCGATGCTGAATTGCCTTCAAAGGAGCGGGCTTGTTGACCCAGACAAGAGAGATGGCATAGGCCGCTCGCCACTGGCTTACGCAGCCCGTGATGGCCATTGCCTGGCCATAAGAGTACTGCTTGATTGGATCGATGATCCGCCTGACACCCGAGACAAACACGGCGACTCGCCATTTTCACTTGCCGCGAGAGCTGGGCATCTCTACGCATTGAAGGAATTATGGAAGACGGGTCATTCTCAGCTTGATACTCGAGGGCAATCACTCCGCACTCCACTCTCGTGGGCAGTACTTAGTGGGAGCCTCGCCGCTGTGCAATATTTGCTGGACTTGAGTGCAGATATTAACATGGCAGATGATTTGGGACAGACACCACTTAGCCTCGCGGCTATGCAGGGCAGGGTACAAGTTGTAGAGCTGCTACTCGGTTGTCGGGGCATATCACCGAATATACCAGATAGTCGCGGCTATCTACCGTCCCATTGGGCAGCCGTGGGCGGCCATGCCCGGGTCGTTCAAATACTTTCGCAGCACAGGCACATCGAGGTTGATCGTCCAGACTCGGTAGGCAAGACTCCCCTCGCTCTCGCAACGCAATCTGGCCACGAGACGGTAGTCAGAATGTTGCTGGAGTCCTTTCGCGTAACAGTGGATTCAAGAGATAATGAAGGGAGATCCCCATTGTCTATAGCCTTGGAAGGGGGCTTCGAACGCATTGCAAAATTATTGCTGGCTACTGGTCAAGCACAGCCAGATGCGCCTGACCACGATGGCCAAACTCCGTTGTCGTGGGCAGCAGCTGGCGGCCTTTGTTCTGCTCATCTCATCCAAGAGTTGTTGCACATCTGGGGAGTAGAGCCGGATTCCGCTGATGCTGTCGGCCGCACTCCGGCGTCGTACGCAGCAGAGGAGGGCAACGACGATGTGCTAAAGATATTACTAGTGACGGGGCAGGTTGACCCAGACTCCAACGATAAATGGGGCCGATCACTTATACACTGGGCAGCGCGATATGGCCAACTGTCCACGGTCAAGCTTTTGCTCTCGACTGGCAGAATTGACCTTGAGTCAAAAGACCGAGACGGACGAACGCCATTGTCCTGGGCTGCATCAGGAGCGCACAAAGCAACAGTCCGTTTCCTGGTGTCGACAGGAAAAGCCGATTTGGGAAGTGAGGATGGACAAGGTCGAACGCCAAGGTGGTGGGCTGCTGATCGCAAACCCGTTGACCCAAGTCTTGTGGCGATGCTATCTGGCTGA